A region from the Triticum urartu cultivar G1812 chromosome 1, Tu2.1, whole genome shotgun sequence genome encodes:
- the LOC125539683 gene encoding uncharacterized protein LOC125539683, translating into MCSSMSQASSPPPSSVMSNSLHVSLSSLLLLWFISGTALNPGRNFYKCDCHVILEDNQALLKKITMLCLADLLTNCLLLLPFNFDLFWIQASNASVSNVFFSTKVVDVVIASNLSLDQATQCISMCDPVLAGCFNYYSHCKSLPAIKAPTND; encoded by the exons ATGTGTTCATCCATGTCCCAGGCTAGCTCTCCACCACCTTCATCCGTCATGTCCAATAGTTTGCACGTCTCCCTCTCATCACTCTTGCTGCTCTGGTTCATTTCGGGCACTGCCCTCAACCCGGGGAGGAACTTCTACAAGTGTGATTGCCATGTT ATTCTCGAAGATAATCAAGCTTTGCTGAAGAAGATAACCATGTTGTGCCTTGCTGATCTGCTCACCAACTGTCTACTTCTTTTACCTTTCAATTTCGACCTTTTCTGGATCCAAGCCAGCAATGCATCAGTCAGTAATGTTTTTTTTTCCACCAAGGTCGTTGATGTAGTAATAGCTAGTAATTTAAGTTTGGACCAAGCTACTCAATGCATATCAATGTGCGATCCAGTATTGGCTGGCTGTTTTAACTATTACTCACACTGTAAATCCCTGCCAGCAATCAAGGCACCCACGAATGATTAA